A single genomic interval of Vulpes vulpes isolate BD-2025 chromosome 3, VulVul3, whole genome shotgun sequence harbors:
- the ST6GAL1 gene encoding beta-galactoside alpha-2,6-sialyltransferase 1 isoform X2 — protein sequence MNSQLVTTEGRFLKDSLYNEGILIVWDPSVYHSDIPKWYQSPDYSFFENYKSYRKLHPDQPFYILKPQMPWELWDIIQEVSPEEIQPNPPSSGMLGIIIMMTLCDQVDIYEFLPSKRKTDVCYYYQKFFDSACTMGAYHPLLFEKNLVKHLNQGTDEDIYLLGKATLPGFRRIRC from the exons CTGGTCACCACCGAAGGGCGCTTCCTCAAGGACAGTCTGTACAACGAAGGAATCCTAATTGTGTGGGACCCGTCTGTTTACCATTCAGATATCCCAAAG tGGTACCAGAGCCCCGACTACAGCTTCTTTGAGAACTACAAGAGCTATCGCAAGCTGCATCCCGACCAGCCTTTTTACATTCTCAAGCCCCAGATGCCTTGGGAGCTATGGGACATCATTCAAGAAGTCTCCCCAGAGGAGATCCAGCCCAACCCCCCGTCCTCCGGGATGCTCG GTATCATCATCATGATGACGCTGTGTGACCAGGTGGATATTTACGAGTTCCTCCCATCCAAGCGTAAGACTGATGTGTGCTACTACTACCAGAAGTTCTTTGACAGTGCCTGCACGATGGGCGCCTACCACCCACTCCTCTTCGAGAAGAATCTGGTGAAGCACCTCAACCAGGGCACAGACGAGGACATCTACCTGCTGGGAAAAGCTACACTGCCTGGCTTCCGGAGGATTCGCTGCTGA